CCAATGGGTTCGTCAGGTTGAGCGCGACGTTCTGCACGTTCTTCGGCAGATGGAGCCTCCCACCGGTGACGTTCACCTGCGCGTTGAATGACGCCGTCCACGGACCCTGGCAGCTGTTGCGCTGCGCGGCGGCGCCGAGTTGGCGCTCGAGGCAGTTGCGCGCGGCGCTCGACGTAGAGAACAGCGAACGAAGCGCCGACGCGACGCTCGTGTCGCGCGTGGTCGCCGGGTTGAAGACGAACGCGCGGTCGTTCGCGAGCCCATCCCCGTTTACATCGGAGCCGACGAGCGGCGTGAACGGCACGCCGGAGGAGAATCGTCCGAGGCCGGTCAGCGTGAAGCCCGCCCTGGATATGCCGAGCGAATAAATGAATGAATGCCGGATGTCGAAGTCGCCTCGGCTCCATGCAACCACATTCGGATCGCCGAAGGCCGAGCCGTCGAAGCCGCGATGCTGAGCGCGGTTGTCGGCGTAGGTGTACGCCAGCGACGTGTAGAGGAACGTGCGTTTGAAGGTCGTGTTGCGAGAGACGGTCGTGGTGAATTGGGCGGTGTGGGAACGAAGGTCGGAAACGTTGTCGACGACGCGGCCAAAGCTCTGGTCAACCCGAGCCGGCACGCTCGAGACCCCGCCGGTCGCTGGATCGATCGCCGTCGCGGGAACGAACACCGGTCGTCCTTCCTCACCCAGAGTGAATTGAGAGCTCGGCCGAAAATTCGCGTCGACGATCCCGGGCTGATTCAAGTTGAGCGCGTAGGTCCCCTCGAGCGCGTAGACGAAGTTGGCGAGGTTGGAGGAGAAGGAGAGATTGCCGCGCCAGCTTCGCGACGCGGTGTAACGCGAATCGAAGAGCTGGACGCCGGGAGCGGCGTCGGAAAAGACGGGGTTGGGCGCGCCCGGGACACAGCTCGACGGAATCGAGGATGGATCCGCGACGAACGAGGACCAGTCGGGCGTCGGAGCGGCGGCGCCGAGGCAGGTGATGCGCTCGATACCGTTGGGGAGACCAGTCGAGACGCGCGCCGTGGAGAGGAGCGCGGCGGGGAGCATGTTCCGGAATTCGCCGATGCCGCCGCGGATGTACATGGTCGGCGCCAACGCGAACGTGCCGACCGGATTGAACATGATGCCGGTGCCGCCGGGCCGGCGCAGCCAGGTGAAGCCCAGCCGAGGACTGAGGCCCCACGTGTCGGGGGCGTGGTCCGTGCGGAGTCCAAACACTCGTTCCACATCCGGGTTGTACGCCGGCACGGCGTTGAACCGGTTCCCCTCGAGGCGCAGGCCGCCGAGCAGTTGGAGCGTCGGCGACACGCGCCAAAGGTCGCCGGCGGAGAGGAATGCGTTCCATTCGCTGCCGGTGCGCGTCGGGTCGTTGAGAGTTCTGGTATAGACCGTCGGGCGCCCGGCCTGAAGATCGCTCAGCGAGTTGAACGAGAAGGTGCCGTACTTGTTGGTCTCCAGATCCTGCGAGAAGCCGTCGAGCCGGACGTCGGTATCGAACTTGAGACGATGCGGACGCTTGGCGGACACGTAGCTCTGCATCGTGCCGATGTTCTCCCACGTCCACTGGCGAACGTCGGTCGTGAGTCCGGAGTTCCCGCCGAAACCCAAACTCGTCGAACCCGACGTGGCGTCGGGGAAGCTCGACGTCACGAGCACGCGGCCGTCGGGGAGCTGCACGTACGGCGTCGCCTTGTTCTCCGAGTAGCTGAAGCCGCTCTTCGCGTCGAGGAGATAGTCGTCGTGGATGAACGTGGAGTAGTAGCCTTGCACCATGCCGATCGCCTGCCGGCTCTCGCCGCCGTGGCTCGGCGTTACCGTGGGCGACAGCGAGGTGGCCTGAGCACGCGACACCTTTCCGTAGAAGGTGATGGCCTCGGTGGTCGTGGACGGTTTGAGGTTCGCCCAGTCGTAGGGTGAGTGGTCGAATCGGGCGATGAGCGAGATGTTGTCGTTGATGCGATCGGGCGACGCGACGGGTCCGGCAACGGGCACGTGGGCACTCGACAGGAGGCTCCTGAGCCGGTCGACAGAATCCTGCGAGACGCCGGCGTGCGCGAGCAGGAGGGGATCGGCAGAGAGCAGCGAGGTGGCGTTCGAGAGGCTGCGGCCCCCCTGCACGCCGTAACTATAGAAGTACTTGTCGTCGGCGGACATCGAGCCGCCGCTGCCGAGGCTCGCGTTGAAGTTGGTGACGCGGGAGCCGAGGGCGCGCGAGACAGGATCGGTGTACTGCAGCGCCGGCGCGTCGAGCGTGAGATGCCCGCGCCGGTTGGTAAAGAGACTGCCGCCGCTCAGCTCCGTAGCGGTCTGCGCGCCAGAAAACCAACCGCGTGCGGGGTCATAGGTCGAGGTTGTCACGCGCGTCGTCATCTGCGCATCGCGTGGGACGTCGGCGCCTGGGAACGCCATGCCATTGAGCGTGGTGCTGTTGGCGCCGGGGCCGAGGCCGAGGGCGGAGATGCCGCCGCTGACGGTGGAGATTCCGGGGATCGTCGAGGCGAGCGACGCGAGATCTCCGGCGAGATCGGGCGAGAGTGCACCGGTCACGCCATAGGCAAATGTCTCCGACGATCCCACCTCGGGGCCGAATCCCGGCCCGCGCTGCGGCTTGGGCTTCGTCGCTTGTACCTGGACGGCGTCGAGACGTTGAACGACGGCGGGCATCTTCGCGTCCACGGTGTACACGCTGTCCGGGCCGCTTCGGGTGATCCGTTTGCGAAACGCGTTGAATCCGATCTTCGTGATGTGGACCAGGTAGTCGCCGGTGCCGTTCGGGATGACGATTCTATAGAAGCCGGCGGAGTCGGTGCGGGTCTCGAAGGTGGCGCGGTCGGGCGCCATGGTGACGACGATGTTGGCGGCTGGGATGGGGACGGTCCCGTCGGCGGTCGCGTGTCCCTGGATGATCTCGCGGCGGATGGCGGGAGACTGGGCGCTCGCCAGGGTCGGGAGTGCGACGCAGTGCGCGAGGGTCAGCGCGATCAGTCGGTATGACACGAGCGGCTCGGTCCCGGGTGGCTTGCGGAAAGGGCGCGGCGGCGCGCTGTGGCGTAAGAGTTTTTAGTATAATGCTCTTGCGCCGTCGCGATAGCGGGGGAGGTACGGCGCTGTGGACGTCCTTAGGGCGCTGATGTCCTTAGGGCGCTGACGTCCTTAGAGCGCTGACGTCCTTAGAGCGCTGACGTCCTTAGAGCGCTGACGTGCTTGGGGCGCTGACGTCCACGCTCCGGCGAGCCCGAGCAACATGGCGTTCGAGGTGTGCGGTGACTCCAAATCGTCGACACGACCCGTCGACTCCGCGATGACCGTTCGCTCGGCTGGCCCCGCCGCGGGCAGGCTCGTATGTTCGCGAGCATCGACCGCAACCGACGACATGAACGTTCCACTTCGCCTCCCAGTCCTGCCGCTGTGCGCCGTACTCGTCGTGGCTACCGGCAACGCCATTGCTGCGCAGACGACACCTGGCGCGCACTTCCCCACGAACGAGGACCTGCGCCATACGCGCGCAATCGCCGATCCGCGACTCTCTCCCGACGGGCGGATGGTCCTCTTTGCGGTGACAGAGCCAACGGTCGACAGTGCCACGACTCACTTCTGGCTCGCCGATGTCGCCACGAACACGTCGCGGCAGATCACGTTTGCGCCCGCAGGGACAAAGAGCAGCGAGCGAGACGGCACATGGTCGCCCGACGGGCGCGCCGTGTATTTCGTCGCGAAGCGCAGCAAGCACTCGCAACTCTATAGGTTGCCGCTGAACGGCGGTGAAGCCCAAGCGATCACGATGAAGATCGTTCCCTCGATCGACGCGTCCGCCGCGCCCGATGCCGTGGATGGATCGGCTGCGAAAGCGTCGCGCGACTCGGTCGAGATCGACGTGGCGGACTACTCGGTGGCGCCGGACGGGCGCACGGCGGCAATCGTGGCTCGCGATCCCGACACGCCGGGCGAGGAGAAGCAGAATCAAGATAGGGCCGACGCCCACGCGATCGACCAGGACATTCACGGCTCGCGCGCATACCTGTTCAACTTCGCGTCGTCGAAACTGACGCCGATCGCGATCGCCCCCGACATAAAAGAAGTCGTATGGTCGCACCGCGGCGACCGTCTCGCGGTGGTGACGAGCCCGATGAACAACGTCAGCGATCTCGGGCCGTCGGACACGCTGTGGATCGTGGACGTCGCGAATCCCGGCGCGCCGAGGCGCCTGGCCGAGTCGCCGACGACCGCCGGCAAGATCGTCTGGTCGCCGAGTGACGCGAGACTGTTCTTCGCCGCCCAGGCCGCCGCGGATACACCGCCAGGTTACTCGGACCTGTATGTCGTACCGCTCGCCGGCGGCGGTATCAGAAATCTGTCGAGCGGCTATTCGGGTTCCGTGAACTCACCGGACCTCGCGGAGACGGAGGAGACGGTCATTGCCAGCGTCGCGAACGGAACCAGGACGGGCTATGCGCGCTTCGCGGTCGCCGGCGGGCCGCCCGTCGAGCTCGCGATGGGTCACGCCGCGGTTGCATCGCTCCAGACGAACGATCGTCGCAGCGCGTGGGTGTATCTGGCCGCCGGCACCGACGAGCCGACGGCGCTGTACGTCGCCTCGAGCCTCGGCGGCGCCGCGACCCGGGTCTCGGCGCCGGCTACCGCCGACGCGAGTTGGCCAGCGGTGAAAGCGCGCGTCGTGCACTGGAAGAACGACGGCCGCACGATCGACGGGCTTCTGTATCTGCCGCCCGAAGCTGCGCGCGGGAAAGTGCCGCTGGTCGTCGACGTGCACGGCGGCCCGCTCGGCGCCTGGCTCGAGTACTACTCGGCATTCGCGCAGTTTCTCATCGGACGCGGCTGGGCCGTGTTGATGCCGAACCCCCGTGGGAGCAGCGGACGCGGCGCCGCGTTCGCCGCGGCGAACAAGAACGATCTCGGCGGTGGCGACTACCGCGACATCATGGCGGGCGTCGACTACGCGATCGCCAACCAGCCGATCGACGCCAACAAGCTGGCCGTCTTCGGCTACAGCTATGGCGGCGAGATGGCCGCGTTCATCGAAGGAAAGACGGACCGCTTCAAGGCGATCGTGTCGTGCGCGCCGGTGATCGACCAGTTCAGCGAGTACGGCACCGAAAACGGATCGTGGTACGACCGGTGGTATTTCGGAAAGCCGTGGGAGCAGTTCGCTGACGCGTGGCGGCAGAGCCCTCTCGCTGGCGCAAGTCACGCCAAGACGCCGTTCCTGCTGCTCCAGGGCGAGTCGGATTTGACCGACCCGATCGGGCAGTCCCAGGAGATGTACCGGGCATTGCGTCAGGCCGGCGTGTCGGTCCAGCTCGTGACATATCCGCGCGACGATCACGGTCCGCTCAGTCGCAACATCGTCGGGGGGCCGAGTCCGGAGCCGTGGCACGGCTTCGACGCGCGTCAGCGGATCGTGAAGTTCTACGAATCCGCGTTCGGCCGTTAGCGCGAGCTCGTGAGTTCCCCTCGCATCACACGGGCACCAATTCAAACGCAGACGACACCGATTTGAACTACAATCCCGCAGATTGTTTCGCTTTTTTGATCTGCGGGATCTCTCCGCTATCTCAGCGCCTCCATCGGATCGATGCGCGCCGCCCGCCGCATGGGAGCCAGCGCCGCCAGCACGGCGCACAGGGCGAGCACCAATCCAGCGACGGCCAACGTGAGCGGATCGGTCGCCGCAACGCCGAACAACTGCGAGGCGATCAGTCTATGTGTGGCGAGCACGCCGGCGGCTCCGAGACCAATGGCGACAGCCGTAACGCCCGCCGCCTCGCGCAACACGACGCGGACCAAATCGCTCGGCAAGGCCCCGAGCGCCGCGCGGACTCCAAGCTCCTGCGTCGCTGCGCGACCGAGTAGCTGATGACGCCGTAGGGCCCCACGGCCGCCAGGAGGAGCGCGAGCGTCGCGAATGCTCCGAGCGTGATCATGCTCATCCGTTGCTGCTGCGTGGCAGCGGTGCGCACGAGACGATGCGGGCGCCGAGCATCTGGAAGTAGTTGTTCGCGACGATGCGCTTTGCCGCAACCGGGCGTCACGCAGCAGATCCCACGCAGCCGGCGTCGTGATGGCCTGTCCGTCGACGCCAATGGTTGCCGCGCACGTCGCCGGCGAGTTGGAACGCCGATAGCTTGACGGTGTCGAAGAGCCGACCTAGCCACCCCGAGCATCCTATGGTCCGCATCCGGTCGATCATCGTGGGCGCGTTGTTTCCGGCGGCGCTTATCGCCCAATCATCGTCATCCGATAAAGGGCCCAACAACATTCGCGCGTCGTTCGCGTACTTCGCCGAACACTATGGCCGCCTGATCGTCGCCGCGCTCGACTCCATCCCGGCCACGAAATACGGCTTCAGCCCGACGCCGGCGCAGCAAACAGTTGGATACATCGCGCAACACCTCGAGGATGCCAATTTCGGCCTGTGTTCACGACTCGGCAGACCCGATCCACGCGCGGCGGCGGAATGGCGTATCAGCGATTCGGTTCGAGCGAAATGGCCCAAGGACACGCTCGTTGCGCGAGTCCGCGCGTCGATCGTCTTCTGCACCGCGGCCATCGGCCAGCTCAATGACCGGCGCATTGGGGAAGTGGCCACAATGCAATCCGATTCCGGCAGAACCATCTTGCCGGCGCGCGTGCTGCTGGCTTTCACGACGGACTTGGCCGAACACTACGCGCAGCTCGCATCGTATATGCGGCAGCTTGGCTTGGTTCCGCCATCGGCAGCGCCGCCGAGCAAAGCCCGCGTCGCCATCGACCTGCCCGTCAGCACGCTCGCCGCGTACGCCGGCAAGTACAACTTGTCTCCGGCCTTCGCGGGAGTCGGCGTGATGCTCGACGTGCACGTCCGCAACGGCGCCTTGTATCTCACGCCCAGCGGACAGCCGGAAGCGCGGCTATGGCCTGAGAGCGCGACGGATTTCTTTTTCAGGGAGATCGACGCCCAGGTCAGCTTCACGCGAAACGCGAGCGGTGTGGTGACGGGGCTCGTGCTTCATCAAGGCGGCGAGAATCGGGTCGGGCCGAAAGTGAAATAGCTGCCTAAGGGTCGATCACAGCCGGCGCGACACCCACTCATCCAGCGTCATCAGCCGCATACCGAGGCGTTCGGCCAGCGGTCCGGCATCGAACGACTGGTTGACCGTCTCAGTCAGGACCGCGGTCTGCATGATCTGGCTCAGCCCCGGATGAAAAGGCCGTAAGAGCACGGACATTACCCTTGGCACGGCGATCGGCGCATGCGTGACGCGGGCGCGCCGGCCGACCCTGCGCTCGTAGATGCGAACGACGTCGTGGCTGGAGAGGTTCTCCGGACCGCCGATGTCGACGGTCTGACCGACGAACGATGATTCCGTCAGCGAACGAAACGCGATCTCGGCCACGTCCGACGCCGCGACGAAATTCCGCGGGCGTTCGCCGCGGCCGAACAGCACGACCTTTCCCTTCTTGATGAGCGGCTCGCCGATGAGAACATGCGCGTGCAGATCCATGAACGCCGTCGGCCGAAGAATGGTCCACGCGAGTCCGCTCTTGACGAGATATTGCTCGACGTCGTGCTTGATCCGGAAGAAGGGAATCC
This genomic window from Gemmatimonadaceae bacterium contains:
- a CDS encoding carboxypeptidase-like regulatory domain-containing protein, which gives rise to MSYRLIALTLAHCVALPTLASAQSPAIRREIIQGHATADGTVPIPAANIVVTMAPDRATFETRTDSAGFYRIVIPNGTGDYLVHITKIGFNAFRKRITRSGPDSVYTVDAKMPAVVQRLDAVQVQATKPKPQRGPGFGPEVGSSETFAYGVTGALSPDLAGDLASLASTIPGISTVSGGISALGLGPGANSTTLNGMAFPGADVPRDAQMTTRVTTSTYDPARGWFSGAQTATELSGGSLFTNRRGHLTLDAPALQYTDPVSRALGSRVTNFNASLGSGGSMSADDKYFYSYGVQGGRSLSNATSLLSADPLLLAHAGVSQDSVDRLRSLLSSAHVPVAGPVASPDRINDNISLIARFDHSPYDWANLKPSTTTEAITFYGKVSRAQATSLSPTVTPSHGGESRQAIGMVQGYYSTFIHDDYLLDAKSGFSYSENKATPYVQLPDGRVLVTSSFPDATSGSTSLGFGGNSGLTTDVRQWTWENIGTMQSYVSAKRPHRLKFDTDVRLDGFSQDLETNKYGTFSFNSLSDLQAGRPTVYTRTLNDPTRTGSEWNAFLSAGDLWRVSPTLQLLGGLRLEGNRFNAVPAYNPDVERVFGLRTDHAPDTWGLSPRLGFTWLRRPGGTGIMFNPVGTFALAPTMYIRGGIGEFRNMLPAALLSTARVSTGLPNGIERITCLGAAAPTPDWSSFVADPSSIPSSCVPGAPNPVFSDAAPGVQLFDSRYTASRSWRGNLSFSSNLANFVYALEGTYALNLNQPGIVDANFRPSSQFTLGEEGRPVFVPATAIDPATGGVSSVPARVDQSFGRVVDNVSDLRSHTAQFTTTVSRNTTFKRTFLYTSLAYTYADNRAQHRGFDGSAFGDPNVVAWSRGDFDIRHSFIYSLGISRAGFTLTGLGRFSSGVPFTPLVGSDVNGDGLANDRAFVFNPATTRDTSVASALRSLFSTSSAARNCLERQLGAAAQRNSCQGPWTASFNAQVNVTGGRLHLPKNVQNVALNLTNPLGGLDQLLHGSDHLRGWGTQPFADPVLYNVRGFDAANSRFVYQVNPRFGTTNPSLNTLRAPFRLTLDVSMTLGRPATEQQLERWLNPGRAGHPGPKLTSDELVKRYIRTVLDPYASIATESDSLLLTRDQLEAVRAAQAHWTEMMTAHWKKLADYFVALPEVYDVSDAYKHQEDASDEGWAKSWADVHEQLPRILSPLQLTLLPYPSSMLWQAKEAPKGLRYIFSR
- a CDS encoding alpha/beta fold hydrolase, producing MNVPLRLPVLPLCAVLVVATGNAIAAQTTPGAHFPTNEDLRHTRAIADPRLSPDGRMVLFAVTEPTVDSATTHFWLADVATNTSRQITFAPAGTKSSERDGTWSPDGRAVYFVAKRSKHSQLYRLPLNGGEAQAITMKIVPSIDASAAPDAVDGSAAKASRDSVEIDVADYSVAPDGRTAAIVARDPDTPGEEKQNQDRADAHAIDQDIHGSRAYLFNFASSKLTPIAIAPDIKEVVWSHRGDRLAVVTSPMNNVSDLGPSDTLWIVDVANPGAPRRLAESPTTAGKIVWSPSDARLFFAAQAAADTPPGYSDLYVVPLAGGGIRNLSSGYSGSVNSPDLAETEETVIASVANGTRTGYARFAVAGGPPVELAMGHAAVASLQTNDRRSAWVYLAAGTDEPTALYVASSLGGAATRVSAPATADASWPAVKARVVHWKNDGRTIDGLLYLPPEAARGKVPLVVDVHGGPLGAWLEYYSAFAQFLIGRGWAVLMPNPRGSSGRGAAFAAANKNDLGGGDYRDIMAGVDYAIANQPIDANKLAVFGYSYGGEMAAFIEGKTDRFKAIVSCAPVIDQFSEYGTENGSWYDRWYFGKPWEQFADAWRQSPLAGASHAKTPFLLLQGESDLTDPIGQSQEMYRALRQAGVSVQLVTYPRDDHGPLSRNIVGGPSPEPWHGFDARQRIVKFYESAFGR
- a CDS encoding FtsX-like permease family protein, whose protein sequence is MRQSASSRTTTSRCSAPASSRAHRCHAAATDEHDHARSIRDARAPPGGRGALRRHQLLGRAATQELGVRAALGALPSDLVRVVLREAAGVTAVAIGLGAAGVLATHRLIASQLFGVAATDPLTLAVAGLVLALCAVLAALAPMRRAARIDPMEALR
- a CDS encoding DUF3471 domain-containing protein, encoding MVRIRSIIVGALFPAALIAQSSSSDKGPNNIRASFAYFAEHYGRLIVAALDSIPATKYGFSPTPAQQTVGYIAQHLEDANFGLCSRLGRPDPRAAAEWRISDSVRAKWPKDTLVARVRASIVFCTAAIGQLNDRRIGEVATMQSDSGRTILPARVLLAFTTDLAEHYAQLASYMRQLGLVPPSAAPPSKARVAIDLPVSTLAAYAGKYNLSPAFAGVGVMLDVHVRNGALYLTPSGQPEARLWPESATDFFFREIDAQVSFTRNASGVVTGLVLHQGGENRVGPKVK
- a CDS encoding SDR family oxidoreductase, which codes for MILIVGGSGTLGQMLATRLLNAGYDVRVMSRTPNKVAALRAEGADVVSGDLLDSDSLVRACQGADAVVSAAHSILGRGRHASVHVDGAGQCRLIDAAKAAGVRRFVYVSVHEPDRAFRRIPFFRIKHDVEQYLVKSGLAWTILRPTAFMDLHAHVLIGEPLIKKGKVVLFGRGERPRNFVAASDVAEIAFRSLTESSFVGQTVDIGGPENLSSHDVVRIYERRVGRRARVTHAPIAVPRVMSVLLRPFHPGLSQIMQTAVLTETVNQSFDAGPLAERLGMRLMTLDEWVSRRL